A portion of the Drosophila sechellia strain sech25 chromosome 2R, ASM438219v1, whole genome shotgun sequence genome contains these proteins:
- the LOC6615287 gene encoding resistance to inhibitors of cholinesterase protein 3 isoform X16, with the protein MPATATSKPRAPLVEEGMTPKKTALIIVTVIGCIAILWPKVFHPMMFGGVPPAQPNFKDPRGAPGGCCDVVLDREQFLNATKKDTVEPFGPHLYRKQINVYTGEISLRQERPAHLHPESIYQAMRERGRAIPATPTVPILERKTSPSNPPPRIVDGRPGPIPGMRPPMGAGALHQPQQRGSSMGFLMPLYTIGIVVFFGYTLMKIMFKKQVPNDPYGAAPSNPAFRQEVFGSQNHSQVEDLGGSKLGWREHQTRAAAAAAAKKPAAKDTEKELYNASVSATEVATSLSASLKSHQQLKEAEQLMEIEKLRQKLESTERAMAQLVAEMNTDQYEAKMIALKFLKRQPNF; encoded by the exons ATGCCCGCTACAGCCACATCCAAGCCGAGAGCTCCGCTCGTCGAGGAGGGCATGACGCCCAAGAAGACCGCCCTGATCATCGTCACCGTGATCGGATGCATTGCCATCCTGTGGCCGAAGGTCTTCCATCCCATGATGTTCGGAGGAGTGCCTCCAGCCCAGCCAAACTTTAAGGATCCACGAGGTGCACCAGGCG GATGTTGTGATGTCGTCCTGGACAGGGAGCAGTTCCTGAATGCCACGAAGAAGGACACAGTCGAGCCCTTCGGTCCGCATTTGTATCGCAAGCAAATCAATGTTTACACGGGCGAAATAA GTCTGCGCCAGGAGCGTCCCGCCCACCTGCATCCGGAATCCATATACCAGGCCATGAGGGAGCGTGGTCGCGCCATtcccgccacgcccaccgtGCCGATTCTGGAACGGAAGACTTCGCCCAGTAATCCGCCTCCGCGGATCGTGGACGGACGG CCTGGACCCATTCCTGGAATGCGTCCACCCATGGGCGCCGGTGCACTGCATCAGCCACAACAGCGAGGCAGCAGCATGGGATTCCTAATGCCACTCTACACCATCGGCATCGTAGTCTTCTTCGGCTACACCCTGATGAAG ATCATGTTCAAGAAGCAAGTTCCCAATGATCCGTACGGAGCGGCGCCTTCAAATCCTGCTTTCCGGCAGGAGGTCTTCGGATCACAGAACCACAGCCAAGTGGAGGATTTGGGCGGCAGCAAGCTGG GCTGGCGAGAGCATCAGACAA GAGCTGCTGCAGCCGCCGCCGCAAAGAAGCCGGCCGCCAAGGACACCGAAAAGGAGCTGTACAACGCCAGTGTGTCGGCCACCGAGGTGGCCACCAGTCTGTCCGCCTCGCTGAAGAGCCACCAGCAGCTGAAGGAGGCCGAGCAGCTGATGGAGATCGAGAAGCTGCGCCAGAAACTCGAGAGCACGGAGCGGGCGATGGCCCAGTTGGTGGCCGAAATGAACACCGATCAGTATGAGGCAAAG ATGATTGCCCTCAAGTTTCTCAAGCGGCAGCCAAACTTCTAA
- the LOC6615287 gene encoding resistance to inhibitors of cholinesterase protein 3 isoform X3 has product MPATATSKPRAPLVEEGMTPKKTALIIVTVIGCIAILWPKVFHPMMFGGVPPAQPNFKDPRGAPGGCCDVVLDREQFLNATKKDTVEPFGPHLYRKQINVYTGEISLRQERPAHLHPESIYQAMRERGRAIPATPTVPILERKTSPSNPPPRIVDGRPGPIPGMRPPMGAGALHQPQQRGSSMGFLMPLYTIGIVVFFGYTLMKIMFKKQVPNDPYGAAPSNPAFRQEVFGSQNHSQVEDLGGSKLGWREHQTRAAAAAAAKKPAAKDTEKELYNASVSATEVATSLSASLKSHQQLKEAEQLMEIEKLRQKLESTERAMAQLVAEMNTDQYEAKKNDNEKTREQPVDKQNLTNGHASTDQNPELETATKGARKRRDLSAERELTSKLEDNFPEPQSIYLEGALAHESQILVADSQIKREEVYDSELNGSAEEPAIILSSRMTLSLINLDANQQNGNAGKSAVESPLADDIEIIGHDEQ; this is encoded by the exons ATGCCCGCTACAGCCACATCCAAGCCGAGAGCTCCGCTCGTCGAGGAGGGCATGACGCCCAAGAAGACCGCCCTGATCATCGTCACCGTGATCGGATGCATTGCCATCCTGTGGCCGAAGGTCTTCCATCCCATGATGTTCGGAGGAGTGCCTCCAGCCCAGCCAAACTTTAAGGATCCACGAGGTGCACCAGGCG GATGTTGTGATGTCGTCCTGGACAGGGAGCAGTTCCTGAATGCCACGAAGAAGGACACAGTCGAGCCCTTCGGTCCGCATTTGTATCGCAAGCAAATCAATGTTTACACGGGCGAAATAA GTCTGCGCCAGGAGCGTCCCGCCCACCTGCATCCGGAATCCATATACCAGGCCATGAGGGAGCGTGGTCGCGCCATtcccgccacgcccaccgtGCCGATTCTGGAACGGAAGACTTCGCCCAGTAATCCGCCTCCGCGGATCGTGGACGGACGG CCTGGACCCATTCCTGGAATGCGTCCACCCATGGGCGCCGGTGCACTGCATCAGCCACAACAGCGAGGCAGCAGCATGGGATTCCTAATGCCACTCTACACCATCGGCATCGTAGTCTTCTTCGGCTACACCCTGATGAAG ATCATGTTCAAGAAGCAAGTTCCCAATGATCCGTACGGAGCGGCGCCTTCAAATCCTGCTTTCCGGCAGGAGGTCTTCGGATCACAGAACCACAGCCAAGTGGAGGATTTGGGCGGCAGCAAGCTGG GCTGGCGAGAGCATCAGACAA GAGCTGCTGCAGCCGCCGCCGCAAAGAAGCCGGCCGCCAAGGACACCGAAAAGGAGCTGTACAACGCCAGTGTGTCGGCCACCGAGGTGGCCACCAGTCTGTCCGCCTCGCTGAAGAGCCACCAGCAGCTGAAGGAGGCCGAGCAGCTGATGGAGATCGAGAAGCTGCGCCAGAAACTCGAGAGCACGGAGCGGGCGATGGCCCAGTTGGTGGCCGAAATGAACACCGATCAGTATGAGGCAAAG AAAAACGACAACGAAAAAACGAGAGAGCAACCTGTAGACAAGCAGAACCTAACCAATGGACATGCAAGCACCGACCAAAATCCGGAGCTGGAGACCGCGACGAAGGGAGCCAGGAAGCGGCGGGATCTGAGCGCTGAACGGGAACTGACG TCCAAATTGGAAGACAACTTCCCGGAGCCGCAGTCCATTTATTTGGAAGGCGCCCTGGCCCACGAGTCCCAGATTTTGGTGGCCGACTCCCAGATCAAACGCGAAGAAGTCTACGACTCGGAGCTCAATGGCTCAGCCGAGGAACCAGCC ATCATTCTTAGCAGCAGAATGACATTGTCATTGATTAATTTGGACGCAAATCaacaaaatggaaatgccGGAAAATCCGCAGTGGAAAGCCCTCTGGCTGATGACATCGAAATAATTGGACACGACGAGCAGTAG
- the LOC6615287 gene encoding uncharacterized protein LOC6615287 isoform X18 gives MPATATSKPRAPLVEEGMTPKKTALIIVTVIGCIAILWPKVFHPMMFGGVPPAQPNFKDPRGAPGGCCDVVLDREQFLNATKKDTVEPFGPHLYRKQINVYTGEISLRQERPAHLHPESIYQAMRERGRAIPATPTVPILERKTSPSNPPPRIVDGRPGPIPGMRPPMGAGALHQPQQRGSSMGFLMPLYTIGIVVFFGYTLMKIMFKKQVPNDPYGAAPSNPAFRQEVFGSQNHSQVEDLGGSKLGWREHQTRAAAAAAAKKPAAKDTEKELYNASVSATEVATSLSASLKSHQQLKEAEQLMEIEKLRQKLESTERAMAQLVAEMNTDQYEAKL, from the exons ATGCCCGCTACAGCCACATCCAAGCCGAGAGCTCCGCTCGTCGAGGAGGGCATGACGCCCAAGAAGACCGCCCTGATCATCGTCACCGTGATCGGATGCATTGCCATCCTGTGGCCGAAGGTCTTCCATCCCATGATGTTCGGAGGAGTGCCTCCAGCCCAGCCAAACTTTAAGGATCCACGAGGTGCACCAGGCG GATGTTGTGATGTCGTCCTGGACAGGGAGCAGTTCCTGAATGCCACGAAGAAGGACACAGTCGAGCCCTTCGGTCCGCATTTGTATCGCAAGCAAATCAATGTTTACACGGGCGAAATAA GTCTGCGCCAGGAGCGTCCCGCCCACCTGCATCCGGAATCCATATACCAGGCCATGAGGGAGCGTGGTCGCGCCATtcccgccacgcccaccgtGCCGATTCTGGAACGGAAGACTTCGCCCAGTAATCCGCCTCCGCGGATCGTGGACGGACGG CCTGGACCCATTCCTGGAATGCGTCCACCCATGGGCGCCGGTGCACTGCATCAGCCACAACAGCGAGGCAGCAGCATGGGATTCCTAATGCCACTCTACACCATCGGCATCGTAGTCTTCTTCGGCTACACCCTGATGAAG ATCATGTTCAAGAAGCAAGTTCCCAATGATCCGTACGGAGCGGCGCCTTCAAATCCTGCTTTCCGGCAGGAGGTCTTCGGATCACAGAACCACAGCCAAGTGGAGGATTTGGGCGGCAGCAAGCTGG GCTGGCGAGAGCATCAGACAA GAGCTGCTGCAGCCGCCGCCGCAAAGAAGCCGGCCGCCAAGGACACCGAAAAGGAGCTGTACAACGCCAGTGTGTCGGCCACCGAGGTGGCCACCAGTCTGTCCGCCTCGCTGAAGAGCCACCAGCAGCTGAAGGAGGCCGAGCAGCTGATGGAGATCGAGAAGCTGCGCCAGAAACTCGAGAGCACGGAGCGGGCGATGGCCCAGTTGGTGGCCGAAATGAACACCGATCAGTATGAGGCAAAG ttgtaa